One segment of Dama dama isolate Ldn47 chromosome 15, ASM3311817v1, whole genome shotgun sequence DNA contains the following:
- the GRK5 gene encoding G protein-coupled receptor kinase 5 isoform X2, translated as MYFDRFLQWKWLERQPVTKNTFRQYRVLGKGGFGEVCACQVRATGKMYACKRLEKKRIKKRKGESMALNEKQILEKVNSRFVVNLAYAYETKDALCLVLTIMNGGDLKFHIYNMGNPGFEEERALFYAAEILCGLEDLHHENIVYRDLKPENILLDDYGHIRISDLGLAVKIPEGDLIRGRVGTVGYMAPEVLNNQRYGLSPDYWGLGCLIYEMIEGQSPFRGRKEKVKREEVDRRVLETEEVYSHKFSEEAKSICKMLLTKDAKQRLGCQEEGAAEVKRHSFFRNMNFKRLEAGMLDPPFIPDPRAVYCKDVLDIEQFSTVKGVNLDHTDDDFYSKFSTGSVPIPWQSEMIETECFKELNVFGPHGTLSADLNRSHPPEPPKKGLLQRLFKRQHQNNSKSSPNSKTSFNHHINSNHVSSNSTGSS; from the exons ATGTATTTTGATCGCTTTCTCCAGTGGAAGTGGTTGGAAAG gCAACCGGTAACCAAAAACACTTTCAGGCAGTACCGAGTACTAGGAAAAGGGGGCTTTGGGGAG GTCTGTGCCTGCCAGGTTCGGGCCACGGGTAAAATGTACGCCTGCAAACGCTTGGAGAAGAAGAGGATCAAAAAGAGGAAAGGGGAGTCCATGGCCCTGAATGAGAAGCAGATTCTGGAGAAGGTCAACAGTCGGTTTGTG GTCAACCTGGCCTACGCCTACGAGACCAAGGATGCACTGTGTTTGGTCCTGACCATCATGAACGGCGGGGACCTGAAGTTCCACATCTACAACATGGGGAACCCCGGCTTCGAGGAGGAGCGTGCCCTGTTCTATGCGGCAGAGATCCTGTGCGGCCTGGAAGACCTCCACCATGAGAACATTGTCTACAG AGATTTGAAACCTGAAAATATCCTGTTAGACGATTACG GCCACATCAGGATCTCGGACCTGGGCCTGGCCGTGAAGATCCCCGAGGGAGACCTGATCCGCGGCCGGGTGGGCACCGTCGGCTACATGG CTCCAGAGGTCCTGAACAACCAGAGGTACGGCCTGAGCCCTGACTACTGGGGTCTGGGCTGCCTCATCTACGAGATGATCGAGGGCCAGTCGCCCTTCCGCGGCCGCAAGGAGAAGGTGAAGAGGGAGGAGGTGGACCGCCGGGTGTTGGAGACGGAGGAGGTGTACTCGCACAAGTTCTCCGAGGAGGCCAAGTCCATCTGCAAAATG CTGCTCACCAAAGATGCGAAGCAGAGGCTGGGCTGCCAGGAGGAAGGGGCCGCGGAGGTCAAGAGACACTCCTTCTTCAGGAACATGAATTTCAAGCGCTTAGAGGCCGGGATGTTGGATCCCCCATTTATTCCAGAT ccccgggCTGTGTACTGCAAGGACGTGTTGGACATCGAGCAGTTCTCCACCGTGAAGGGCGTCAACCTGGACCACACGGACGACGACTTCTACTCCAAGTTCTCCACGGGCTCCGTGCCCATCCCGTGGCAAAGCGAG ATGATAGAGACAGAGTGCTTTAAGGAGCTGAACGTGTTTGGACCCCACGGTACCCTCTCAGCGGACCTGAACCGAAGCCACCCTCCGGAACCGCCAAAGAAAGGGCTGCTCCAGAGGCTCTTCAAGCGTCAG catcagaacaATTCCAAGAGTTCACCCAATTCCAAGACCAGTTTTAACCACCACATCAATTCCAACCACGTGAGTTCAAACTCCACCGGAAGCAGCTAG